In Sesamum indicum cultivar Zhongzhi No. 13 linkage group LG1, S_indicum_v1.0, whole genome shotgun sequence, the sequence TTAAGAACACACaccctatatttttcaaaggTTCAGCAAAGTACTTGAATCAACTCCAAGACAAAAGTGAAGTGGAATTTATCAATCTTATTTCAGCAGGTGATTTTACTATGAGAATCGCCACTTTCACACAATAGCATAGGGTGCTGCTTCACCAACGGCCAACGGCCTCCGAATACAGTACGTAAATACATAAGCAAAAACCTGGGAGCtagaatgaaaaaataactcgcgttcaattttatttattacggTACACTGGAACACTTATAACTTCACAATAATGTTCTAAGTACTACTCGTTCAAATCAAGGGGGCATCAAATTTGGCAGTACAAATCAACCCAGGAAACCGAACCACACTAACTCAACTTGATCCAAGAATAAGCCTCCTTGAACAGAGAAGTGAATAAACTTTCAGAGCGAGCGCATCCAATATTCAGAAGATAAATTCAAGCAAAAATATACAAGTCCGCCATCTCAACCCCCCCTTATTGTGTCACACGAGAAGACAAATGGGGGCTTGGCAGGGGAGGCCCTCTTGGCTCCAGAATTGTATCATTTACCGCACCACATATAAAACAGGAAGATAACATTTGGAAAATTTCGGtcccaacaaaataaaactccTGATGCTGGCATTGCCAAGAACTAAATTATTTTCGCAATTATCAGTAGAACGGGACAAGATGAAGTGTCTTTAAAAAACTTTGGTCTATATCTAAGCAGCAGATTCCTTGGCAATCTTCTCGGCCTTGGCAATCACCTCATCGATTCCTCCAACCATGTAAAATGACTGTTCCGGAAGGTCATCGTATTTTCCATCCAACACTCCCTATTGCAGAACAATCAAGGAATGCATCAAGGCAccatatcaaaaaaaaaacaaaaaagggaaTGCATCAGGGTATGACAGCAGATGACAGTTTGGACCATCGCAGATGCAAATTCAACAGCAATAGTTGAGTATAACTACCAGGATACTCCACaatcagaaaacaaaatttatcatGTCTAGAAACAAAGTATTAGAGAAATGGGGGCATGAAAAGATAAGTCTTAGCTTGTCTTGAGCCGAAAAAGTTCACAATTCTGTATATGTCAGCTACAAGAGCTTAAACTCTTAAAGAAAGATTAACAAATTCAGACTAATGCCATTTTCCTCAGAAGTATATACAATAAGAAAATAgtgtcaaaatttatcaacttCAACTGAAAACATAAAGATggcataaaaaatagaaaacagaGCAAATAATCTTGCACgaacttcaaatatataattcttacCTGGAAGCTGTTAATACTCTCCTTCAACTCAACATACTTGCCAGGGGCACCCGTGAAAACTTCTGCAACATGGAAAGGCTGGCTCAAAAATCGCTGAATTTTGCGAGCACGTGCAACAGTCAATTTGTCATCTTCGCTGAGCTCATCCATTCCCAGAATTGCAATAATATCTTGAAGATTCTTGTAGTTTTGAAGAACTTTCTGTACACCACGGGCTGTGTTGTAGTGATTCTCTCCCAAGATGTGAGGTGAAAGCATGCGAGAAGTTGAGTCAAGAGGATCGACAGCAGGATAAATACCCAGCTCAGAAATCTGTAACAAACAACACCACCAACAATCAAAATCATTGCTCGAAATGATGTTTCTTTGCAGCAACTTACAGAAAATTCTGTATACCTGCCGAGATAACACAGTTGTGGCATCCAAGTGAGCGAAAGTTGTTGCGGGGGCAGGATCTGTCAAGTCATCAGCTGGCACGTAGATGGCTTGGACAGATGTAATGGAACCTTTCTTAGTTGTTGTGATACGCTCTTGAAGACCTCCAAGATCTGTAGCTAAAGTAGGTTGATAACCGACAGCAGAAGGGATACGCCCAAGCAAAGCAGACACTTCTGAGTTAGCCTGTGAAGTTCAGACCAAATGTAATATTAACATGGGGAACAAACATAGAATACTTATTGGACAGTcattaaaaaatgcaaactCACTTGGGTAAAACGGAAAATGTTATCAATGAAGAGAAGCACATCCTGCCCTTCTGCATCACGAAAGTGTTCAGCCACGGTCAATCCAGTAAGTCCAACACGGGCACGAGCACCCGGGGGCTCATTCATTTGACCATAGACTAGAGCACATTTGCTGTCAGCCtgataaaagataaaacaatGATATGTAATGCGAAAGGTAAtagcaattttgattttaaacacgtataataaaaattgagggATGCCTACCTGCTTATCACCTAGCTTAATGACACCACTTTCAATCATTTCTCTATACAAGTCATTACCCTCACGAGTACGTTCTCCTACACCAGCAAAGACAGAGAACCCACCTGGCAAGGAAGATAAGCAACAGTAAGATCAGAGCATCAAGCACACTAAGGCTCTAACATCCCAAAAAGGACCAACCATGAGCTTTGGCAACATTATTGATCAGTTCCATGATAAGAACAGTCTTTCCTACACCAGCACCACCGAACAGTCCAATCTTTCCTCCTCTTTGGTACGGTGCAAGAAGGTCGACGACCTAGCATTAttatagaaaagaaagaaaaaattaatatcagcaTCTAACAAGGAACCCAATGAATATAAGCGCAACATGGTAAAAGTGAGTCAGTGTGAGCAGGAGTCATCAAACGAATTATCAAGTACCTTGATACCAGTGACAAGAATTTGTTGCTCTGTAGCTTGCTCCACAAAGGCTGGAGCTTCACGGTGAATGGGCAAAAAGTGTTCAGTTTCTGCATCATCACTCATTTGTTAGTAAAGCTGCACCCTCCTTCAATCATAAAATGattgtttttattgaaaaaataacacCATCACTTACTAATGTCGCCTTTCTCATCAATAGGCTCTCCAATGACATTAATAATACGTCCCAGAGTGGCTCTACCGACAGGAACCTACAATTACAAGCAGATGTGCAAAATCATTATCGAATAGAAATTAACTCTACCATGTGACATGAAGCAATATCCTAAGAAATTAGAAGCAATCACAACCCACGAGCAAGTAAGACCAAAGGGAACAAATAGCAAGTATCCTAATACAGAAAACCCATTCAAACTCAAAGTAAAATTGTACAAACAATTATGAGTGATCCTGCTACTAGAATTCAAGTATTCTGGAAATGCAGAAACCATTTGATAAAAGAACAATC encodes:
- the LOC105160332 gene encoding ATP synthase subunit beta, mitochondrial; the encoded protein is MASRRLIASLLRSSAARRPRSPFPSAPKPGHRPSPAGHFLHRFAAHYATSAAAPAPPSSKPAPSGGPGGKITDEFTGQGAIGKVCQVIGAVVDVRFDEGLPPILTALEVLDNQIRLVLEVAQHLGENVVRCIAMDGTEGLVRGQRVLNTGSPITVPVGRATLGRIINVIGEPIDEKGDIKTEHFLPIHREAPAFVEQATEQQILVTGIKVVDLLAPYQRGGKIGLFGGAGVGKTVLIMELINNVAKAHGGFSVFAGVGERTREGNDLYREMIESGVIKLGDKQADSKCALVYGQMNEPPGARARVGLTGLTVAEHFRDAEGQDVLLFIDNIFRFTQANSEVSALLGRIPSAVGYQPTLATDLGGLQERITTTKKGSITSVQAIYVPADDLTDPAPATTFAHLDATTVLSRQISELGIYPAVDPLDSTSRMLSPHILGENHYNTARGVQKVLQNYKNLQDIIAILGMDELSEDDKLTVARARKIQRFLSQPFHVAEVFTGAPGKYVELKESINSFQGVLDGKYDDLPEQSFYMVGGIDEVIAKAEKIAKESAA